One region of Ahniella affigens genomic DNA includes:
- a CDS encoding tail fiber domain-containing protein gives MKRTCLMLSMMTLLSAHAGAETMDGRAEHVQPKPQAQALAPLPGLQAAGSDRDVPSKDNVIADDLVVQGSGCFGFDCVNNEDFGFDTIRLKENNLRIKFDDTSTGNFPANDWQLTANDTTSDAANRFSIDDITGAKTPFTVMAGAPTNSLFIDPNGRIGLRTGTPALDLQITTGNTPGMRLEQTNASGFTAQTWDVAGNEANFFVRDVTAGSRLPFRIRPGAANSAVDISAAGVAITGAGATANLDVRETVLVGTPDASLRVSNTAYPSTEQVRFEVDSDGNVTARGAITQLSSRTSKEGFVDVDGRSVLERLAGLPIREWNYIGRPETDRHVGPVAEEFHQAFGLGQDERTISLSDMAGVALAAVKELNTELQRRDQQIAEQERRLRALEAKLAELTQD, from the coding sequence ATGAAACGAACTTGTCTGATGCTGTCGATGATGACCCTGCTTTCGGCTCACGCTGGTGCCGAAACAATGGATGGTCGAGCCGAGCACGTGCAGCCGAAGCCCCAAGCACAGGCGCTGGCGCCCTTGCCTGGGCTGCAGGCTGCTGGCAGTGATCGCGATGTGCCGAGCAAGGACAATGTCATCGCCGATGATCTAGTCGTTCAGGGTTCCGGTTGCTTTGGCTTTGATTGTGTCAACAACGAGGACTTTGGCTTCGACACCATCCGCCTGAAGGAAAACAACCTGCGGATCAAGTTCGACGATACGTCCACCGGCAACTTTCCCGCCAACGACTGGCAGTTGACTGCCAACGATACAACCTCAGACGCCGCCAACCGGTTTTCGATTGACGATATCACCGGTGCCAAAACGCCCTTCACCGTGATGGCGGGTGCGCCCACCAATTCGTTGTTCATCGATCCCAACGGCCGCATCGGCTTGCGCACGGGAACGCCGGCACTGGATCTACAGATAACGACTGGGAACACGCCAGGCATGCGTCTCGAACAGACCAATGCCAGCGGTTTCACGGCACAAACCTGGGATGTTGCCGGTAACGAAGCCAACTTCTTCGTCCGCGATGTCACCGCAGGATCACGATTGCCGTTCCGCATCCGGCCTGGTGCGGCCAACTCCGCCGTTGACATCTCCGCGGCTGGCGTGGCCATCACCGGGGCCGGCGCGACGGCCAATCTGGATGTTCGTGAGACCGTCCTGGTGGGCACGCCGGATGCTTCCTTGCGCGTGAGCAATACCGCCTACCCATCGACCGAACAGGTTCGCTTCGAGGTCGACAGCGACGGCAATGTGACGGCACGCGGCGCGATCACGCAGTTGTCCAGCCGAACCAGCAAAGAGGGCTTTGTGGATGTCGATGGTCGTTCGGTGCTGGAGCGTCTGGCCGGCTTGCCGATCCGCGAATGGAACTACATTGGCCGTCCCGAGACCGACCGTCATGTTGGCCCCGTTGCTGAGGAATTTCATCAGGCGTTTGGGCTCGGCCAAGACGAACGTACGATTTCGCTTTCAGACATGGCCGGTGTCGCGTTGGCCGCTGTCAAAGAACTCAATACCGAGTTGCAGCGTCGCGATCAGCAGATCGCCGAGCAAGAGCGTCGACTGCGAGCGCTGGAAGCCAAGCTTGCCGAATTGACGCAGGACTGA